One genomic region from Leifsonia poae encodes:
- a CDS encoding NosD domain-containing protein, whose amino-acid sequence MSSENYYDVTKWNIGDPAEDIGGVINSIIADIKSRQTAIDENEGGKPGAVIYVPPGDYHLRTQVVIDISFLRIEGSGHGFTSSSIRFNVPDIERDELHELWPGGSRILVDLRFDGEVESTGAAFYIGRTGSPRISSIEFSNFCIDGLHFEPDGSAMLPENTYINGKTGIYVADANDSFRINGMGFIYLEHALTIYNADALSVHDNFLAECGSCIELRGWGQASKITDNLIGAGFAGHSIYAENHGGLLITANNVFPRGASSVHLEGVTRSSVTNNRLHSFYPGMVVLTANSSENLVGSNHLLRDHEPWTPFLGVDNGVDDVAGLLHISGSNNSVIGNHFSEAIDSRRIRPKGERPVIIRLTAGAGNFISSNHVVAMDVRAPSGESAYAAQVDALLTTEASDSLAVTTVLIDPESDRNTIVDSGYEAQVVADRAVNAVRPTPAFGS is encoded by the coding sequence GTGTCGAGCGAAAACTATTACGACGTGACGAAGTGGAACATCGGCGATCCGGCCGAGGACATCGGCGGGGTGATCAACAGCATCATCGCCGACATCAAGAGCCGGCAGACGGCCATCGATGAGAACGAGGGCGGAAAGCCCGGCGCTGTGATCTATGTTCCGCCTGGTGACTACCACCTCCGCACACAGGTGGTGATCGACATCAGCTTCCTTCGAATCGAAGGTTCCGGACACGGCTTCACCTCATCGAGCATCCGCTTCAACGTTCCCGACATCGAGCGGGACGAGCTGCACGAACTGTGGCCCGGAGGCAGCCGCATTCTCGTCGATCTCCGTTTCGATGGCGAGGTGGAGTCCACGGGCGCTGCCTTCTACATCGGGCGAACCGGGAGCCCGCGGATCAGCTCGATCGAGTTCTCGAACTTCTGCATCGACGGATTGCATTTCGAGCCGGACGGGTCGGCGATGCTGCCCGAGAACACCTACATCAACGGCAAGACGGGGATCTATGTCGCCGACGCCAACGACTCGTTCCGGATCAACGGTATGGGGTTCATCTACCTCGAGCACGCTCTCACGATCTACAACGCGGACGCGCTTTCCGTCCACGACAACTTCCTGGCCGAATGCGGAAGCTGCATCGAGCTGCGCGGCTGGGGACAGGCGTCGAAGATCACTGACAATCTGATCGGCGCAGGCTTCGCGGGACACTCGATCTATGCGGAGAACCACGGTGGGCTGCTGATCACGGCGAACAATGTCTTTCCGCGCGGTGCGAGCAGCGTCCATCTCGAGGGCGTCACGCGTTCGAGCGTCACGAACAACCGTCTGCATTCGTTCTACCCGGGGATGGTCGTGCTGACAGCGAACAGCTCGGAGAATCTCGTGGGCTCGAATCATCTCCTGCGCGATCACGAGCCCTGGACGCCCTTCCTGGGCGTCGACAATGGCGTGGACGACGTCGCCGGCCTTCTCCATATCAGCGGTAGCAACAACTCGGTGATCGGCAACCACTTCTCCGAGGCCATCGACTCACGGCGCATCCGGCCGAAGGGGGAGAGGCCCGTCATCATCCGACTGACGGCGGGTGCGGGCAACTTCATCTCGAGCAACCACGTGGTGGCGATGGACGTTCGCGCACCGTCGGGAGAATCCGCCTATGCCGCGCAAGTGGATGCCCTTCTGACGACCGAGGCCTCGGACAGTCTCGCCGTGACGACGGTTCTGATCGATCCCGAATCGGATCGGAACACGATCGTCGATTCGGGATATGAAGCGCAGGTCGTCGCGGATCGGGCCGTCAACGCCGTTCGACCCACACCCGCGTTCGGTTCCTGA
- a CDS encoding carbohydrate kinase family protein translates to MTRSALVIGEALLDEVVDGDRVSRHPGGSPANVALGLARLGVDTRLHTAIGDDADGEMIERHLGAAGVSVTASSVTDAPTSNAVAIRAQDGSVSYRFTVAWEPVRLDDLGSPTLVHAGSLGAFLRPGSEVTRDTIGRGRRLGALISFDPNIRPSLLAEREETRASFEELASSSHLTKLSDEDADHLYPGVPLEDVLDRLVDAGAGVAAVTRGSEGALLASGDERVSVLSVRTPVADTVGAGDSFMAALIWALAFDGAAWAGGPIPAARLQTIGDTAARAAAITVSRSGADLPHIGELRAGLSSASG, encoded by the coding sequence GTGACCCGGAGTGCGCTCGTCATCGGTGAAGCTCTGCTCGACGAGGTCGTCGACGGTGACCGAGTCAGCCGCCACCCCGGAGGATCGCCGGCGAACGTCGCGCTCGGACTTGCACGTCTCGGTGTCGACACCCGCCTCCACACAGCGATCGGCGACGATGCGGACGGCGAAATGATCGAACGGCATCTTGGCGCGGCCGGCGTATCGGTGACGGCGAGCTCAGTTACCGATGCGCCGACATCCAACGCGGTCGCCATCCGTGCACAGGACGGATCGGTCAGCTACCGGTTCACCGTGGCCTGGGAGCCGGTTCGGCTTGACGATCTGGGATCGCCGACGCTCGTCCACGCCGGTTCGCTCGGCGCCTTCCTGCGGCCGGGCTCCGAGGTCACGAGAGACACCATCGGGCGAGGCCGCCGCCTCGGCGCTCTGATCAGCTTCGATCCGAACATCAGACCCTCCCTTCTGGCGGAACGGGAAGAGACGCGCGCATCGTTCGAAGAGCTGGCCTCCTCATCTCACCTCACGAAGCTGAGCGACGAGGATGCTGACCATCTGTATCCGGGAGTGCCTCTTGAAGACGTCCTCGACCGCCTCGTCGACGCCGGTGCCGGTGTGGCCGCGGTGACCCGCGGCAGTGAGGGGGCCCTATTGGCGAGCGGCGACGAGCGTGTCAGCGTGCTCTCGGTCAGAACTCCCGTCGCCGACACCGTCGGCGCCGGCGACTCCTTCATGGCTGCGCTCATCTGGGCCCTCGCCTTCGATGGCGCCGCCTGGGCCGGTGGGCCGATACCGGCCGCTCGCCTCCAAACGATCGGTGACACCGCGGCCCGGGCGGCGGCGATCACCGTCTCCCGGTCGGGTGCAGACCTTCCGCACATCGGCGAGCTTCGAGCGGGCCTCTCCAGCGCATCGGGCTGA
- a CDS encoding glycosyl hydrolase family 32, translating into MLRLAASWVWDFWVADDGDEYHLFFLKASRALLNPDRRHWRATIGHATSKDLMEWTEHADAVIPDDSPAFDDLATWTGSVVREDGGSWRMFYTAVSRSESGLVQRISSVVSDDLFTWRREPDRQVVEPDRRWYETADTRQWPDQAWRDPWVFSEGGLWHMLITARANHGDPDNRGVVGHATSPDLASWTVQPPLSEPGAGFGHLEVIQTARVDGRTVGLFSSLATELSHDRRADEPIGGIWAFPADSPAGPFRIEEAYRITDERLYVGRLVQDRSGRWQLLAFRNNDGEGGWVGEITDPQPVRWSDGRLEIRSPDRVGALNVGASS; encoded by the coding sequence ATGCTACGCCTTGCTGCCTCCTGGGTCTGGGATTTTTGGGTCGCCGACGACGGTGACGAGTACCACCTCTTCTTCCTCAAAGCGTCCCGGGCCCTCCTGAACCCGGATCGACGACACTGGCGTGCCACAATCGGCCATGCCACGTCGAAAGACCTGATGGAGTGGACTGAACACGCTGACGCGGTCATCCCAGACGACTCGCCCGCTTTCGACGATCTCGCGACGTGGACCGGCTCGGTCGTTCGCGAAGACGGCGGTTCGTGGCGGATGTTCTACACCGCGGTCAGCCGTTCGGAGAGCGGACTGGTCCAACGGATCAGCTCCGTCGTCTCCGACGATCTGTTCACGTGGCGGCGCGAGCCGGATCGTCAGGTCGTCGAACCCGACCGTCGGTGGTACGAGACCGCCGACACGAGACAGTGGCCCGACCAGGCGTGGCGCGATCCATGGGTGTTCTCCGAGGGGGGTCTGTGGCACATGCTCATCACCGCGCGCGCGAACCATGGAGACCCGGACAATCGCGGCGTCGTCGGACACGCCACATCTCCTGATCTGGCGTCCTGGACGGTACAACCGCCGCTGTCGGAACCCGGGGCCGGCTTCGGCCACCTCGAGGTGATCCAGACCGCTCGGGTCGATGGCCGGACGGTCGGGTTGTTCTCCAGCCTCGCCACCGAACTGTCGCATGACCGACGCGCCGATGAGCCGATCGGCGGAATCTGGGCATTCCCCGCCGACTCGCCCGCGGGTCCGTTCCGCATCGAGGAGGCATACCGCATCACGGACGAGCGACTCTATGTGGGGCGTCTCGTTCAAGACCGCAGCGGCCGGTGGCAGCTACTCGCCTTTCGAAACAACGACGGTGAAGGGGGGTGGGTCGGCGAGATCACGGATCCGCAGCCGGTGCGCTGGAGCGACGGGCGGCTGGAGATCCGGTCGCCGGATCGCGTCGGGGCGCTGAACGTCGGGGCGTCCTCGTGA
- a CDS encoding LacI family DNA-binding transcriptional regulator, translated as MSVKSAGIRDVAELAGVSVTTVSHVLNETPHTRVSEETRARVRQAAKTLGYGPNRMAQALRTNRSGLIGLLSEEIATTPHAGRIILGAQNAAREHDLTLVIINTERGGGGASHREDIQALIDRQVDAILYATMYHRSVSLPPNLQSLPAVLIDSTDKAGIVPAVVPDEVGGAVAAVTHLVEAGHRRIGFLNNDDDVPATRLRFAGYRQVLADNDIPFDEGLVLSAPSETLPGYGLARELLGRSDRPTALFCYNDRMAMGAYRAAAELGLDVPRDLSIVGFDNQELIAANLFPGLTTVALPHYEMGAWAVETLVHLLHGEAEYRLIADMPTLLDCPLVIRGSVAQPRVD; from the coding sequence GTGTCAGTGAAGAGTGCAGGGATCCGTGACGTCGCGGAGCTCGCCGGCGTATCGGTGACGACCGTGTCGCATGTGCTGAACGAGACGCCGCACACGCGGGTCTCCGAGGAGACGCGTGCCCGTGTGCGGCAGGCGGCGAAGACCCTCGGATATGGGCCGAATCGGATGGCTCAAGCGCTCCGGACCAACCGGTCCGGGTTGATCGGTCTTCTGAGCGAAGAGATCGCAACGACCCCGCACGCCGGGCGGATCATCCTCGGCGCGCAGAACGCCGCGCGTGAACACGATCTCACCCTGGTCATCATCAACACAGAGCGCGGGGGCGGTGGTGCCTCCCACCGGGAGGACATCCAAGCGCTGATCGACCGGCAGGTCGACGCAATCCTGTACGCGACGATGTATCACCGAAGCGTCTCGCTCCCGCCCAATCTGCAAAGCCTGCCCGCCGTCCTGATCGACTCGACGGACAAGGCCGGGATCGTCCCGGCCGTGGTGCCTGACGAGGTCGGGGGTGCGGTCGCAGCCGTCACCCATCTCGTCGAGGCCGGGCACAGACGCATCGGATTCCTCAACAACGACGACGATGTGCCGGCGACGCGCCTGCGCTTCGCCGGCTACCGCCAGGTCCTCGCAGACAACGACATCCCGTTCGACGAGGGTCTGGTGCTTTCCGCTCCGTCCGAGACACTGCCGGGATATGGGCTCGCGCGCGAGCTCCTCGGTCGGAGCGATCGGCCGACCGCGCTGTTCTGCTACAACGATCGGATGGCGATGGGTGCCTATCGCGCGGCGGCAGAGCTCGGCCTCGACGTTCCTCGCGATCTGTCCATCGTGGGTTTCGACAACCAGGAGCTCATCGCGGCGAACCTCTTCCCCGGCCTGACCACCGTCGCGCTCCCTCACTACGAGATGGGGGCGTGGGCGGTGGAGACACTCGTGCATCTCCTGCACGGTGAGGCCGAATATCGACTCATCGCCGACATGCCCACGCTGCTTGACTGCCCTCTGGTGATCCGAGGGTCCGTGGCCCAGCCACGAGTCGACTGA
- a CDS encoding carbohydrate ABC transporter permease, which yields MNGLETRRLSSRVVLWLILIAVVVLYGFPFLYMLFTSFKTPLETIAVPPKLLPSVWTVDNYVSALTRSGVIPSFINSIVTAVLSTAISLVLAIPAAYAVTRFRTRTGRAFIVAALVARMVPPIVVGVPMITLFRNLGISDTSFALAIAHTTISLPLSIWLMSSFFEAVPAELEEAAKIDGTSRLGALWRVVIPVTSGGVAVTAIFAFLASWNEFLFALLLTAVRSQTTPIVIANFQTQFGLDWGSMTALAVVYSIPVILLTLLLQRHIVAGLTLGAVKG from the coding sequence ATGAACGGCCTCGAGACCCGGCGACTGAGTTCGCGCGTCGTCCTCTGGCTGATCCTGATCGCCGTCGTCGTGCTGTATGGATTCCCCTTCCTCTACATGCTGTTCACCTCGTTCAAGACACCGCTGGAGACCATCGCTGTTCCGCCCAAACTCCTCCCCAGCGTGTGGACGGTCGACAACTACGTTTCGGCGCTCACGCGGTCGGGCGTCATTCCCTCCTTCATCAACAGCATCGTGACAGCCGTGCTGAGCACCGCGATCTCGCTCGTCCTCGCGATTCCGGCAGCGTACGCGGTGACACGATTCCGGACACGTACCGGGCGCGCCTTCATCGTGGCCGCGCTCGTCGCGAGGATGGTTCCCCCGATCGTGGTCGGCGTGCCGATGATCACCCTCTTCCGGAACCTCGGGATCTCCGACACGTCTTTCGCTCTCGCGATCGCCCACACGACGATCTCTCTTCCTCTCTCGATCTGGTTGATGTCGAGCTTCTTCGAAGCCGTGCCGGCAGAGCTGGAGGAAGCGGCGAAGATCGATGGTACGAGCAGGCTGGGGGCGCTGTGGCGGGTTGTGATTCCGGTGACGTCGGGTGGCGTCGCGGTGACGGCGATCTTCGCCTTCCTGGCATCGTGGAACGAGTTCTTGTTCGCGCTGCTGCTCACCGCGGTCCGTTCGCAGACGACACCGATCGTGATCGCAAACTTCCAGACGCAATTCGGTCTCGACTGGGGGTCGATGACCGCTCTCGCCGTTGTCTATTCGATTCCCGTGATCCTCCTGACCCTGCTTCTCCAACGGCATATCGTGGCCGGTCTCACGCTCGGCGCGGTCAAGGGTTGA
- a CDS encoding carbohydrate ABC transporter permease: MRSADRRFAALLMLPAGLFLAFFIGYPLIQFVGDGFFRFSPIAGGPREFVGFANYVSAFTSTDFGNAAWRTLVYTVIVVTFEFVFGLFVALLFTSLGNSSRVFRTIFLYPLMIAPIVAGLLWRFLLIDNFGIINEILTSVGVIHSSDQIQWLSDPNIALFSVAIPDIWLTTSFITLVLFAGLQNVPGDVIEAARIDGARYPTILFRIVIPLLRPVIAVALIVRGIDAARAFDVIVIQTNGGPQQSTETLSLLIYRTMVRFGDPGLASAMGTIYLIAMLAVALVAILTIWRPGSESER, translated from the coding sequence ATCCGATCGGCCGACCGCCGGTTCGCGGCACTGCTCATGCTCCCCGCTGGGCTCTTCCTCGCCTTCTTCATCGGCTATCCGCTCATCCAGTTCGTCGGTGACGGCTTCTTCCGGTTCAGCCCGATCGCCGGCGGTCCGCGTGAGTTCGTCGGATTCGCCAACTATGTCTCGGCGTTCACCAGCACCGACTTCGGCAACGCAGCGTGGCGGACGCTCGTCTACACCGTCATCGTGGTGACGTTCGAGTTCGTGTTCGGGCTGTTCGTCGCCTTGCTCTTCACCTCGCTGGGGAACTCCTCCAGAGTGTTCCGGACGATTTTCCTCTATCCCCTGATGATCGCCCCGATCGTCGCGGGACTCTTGTGGCGGTTCCTGCTCATCGACAACTTCGGGATTATCAATGAGATTCTGACGTCTGTCGGAGTCATCCACTCAAGCGATCAGATTCAGTGGTTGAGCGACCCGAACATCGCGCTCTTCTCCGTTGCGATCCCGGACATCTGGCTGACGACCTCCTTCATCACGCTGGTGCTCTTCGCCGGGCTCCAGAACGTTCCCGGTGATGTGATCGAGGCGGCGAGGATCGACGGCGCCCGTTATCCGACAATCCTGTTCCGCATCGTGATCCCTCTGCTGCGGCCGGTGATCGCGGTGGCGCTGATCGTTCGAGGCATCGACGCTGCCCGAGCGTTCGACGTCATCGTCATCCAGACGAACGGCGGCCCGCAACAGAGCACAGAGACACTGTCATTGCTGATCTATCGAACGATGGTGCGGTTCGGGGATCCCGGGCTGGCGAGCGCGATGGGCACGATCTATCTGATCGCGATGTTGGCGGTCGCCCTCGTCGCGATCTTGACGATCTGGCGACCCGGAAGCGAGAGTGAACGATGA
- a CDS encoding extracellular solute-binding protein — MLRKKLVAAAAIATAAGLTLSGCGVGGGADDSSNKSLTVLVEAGGHAELQPIADLYKKETGTTVEFVELPYDGLYNRLNSEFGSGAVSFDVAALDSIWLPAFKDAVTPLDKLFTPDVKKDLFPALVTEANVDGSYVGMPVWTNSEILYYRKDLFDDPTQKANFKSKYGYDLVPPTTWQQYQDAAEFFTQPSAGLYGTDVKGAVETEFLATLSQTGEKTMVVNGSGSEVSLGDANSLKALDFYSGLQKYAPAGGAQLDWGGSQNLFNQGKTAMMRFWAHAYRQVPKDASVYGKVGVAPMIAGPGGVAGVPGAWYLAVAKASKKQQQGIDFVKFAYEHNELSAKTSLGLVARKSAFEKYENEPGFENYKPLVETLDASATIPRPATPKWQQIVDTVLVPMIQKSLQPGADNQALLDAAKEQVQSLLK, encoded by the coding sequence ATGCTTCGCAAGAAACTCGTCGCGGCAGCGGCGATCGCCACGGCTGCGGGCCTCACCCTCAGCGGCTGTGGAGTCGGCGGAGGCGCCGACGACAGCTCGAATAAGTCGCTGACGGTTCTCGTGGAGGCCGGCGGACACGCAGAACTGCAGCCGATCGCGGATCTGTACAAGAAAGAGACCGGAACGACGGTCGAATTCGTGGAGCTTCCGTATGACGGTCTCTACAACCGTCTCAATAGCGAGTTCGGTTCCGGCGCGGTGTCTTTCGACGTGGCCGCACTCGACTCGATCTGGCTGCCTGCGTTCAAGGACGCCGTGACCCCGCTTGACAAGCTCTTCACGCCTGATGTCAAGAAGGATCTCTTCCCGGCGCTCGTGACCGAGGCGAACGTCGACGGCAGCTACGTCGGGATGCCCGTCTGGACGAACTCGGAGATCCTCTACTACCGCAAAGATCTGTTCGACGATCCGACGCAGAAGGCCAACTTCAAGTCGAAGTACGGCTACGACCTTGTTCCCCCCACCACCTGGCAGCAGTACCAGGATGCGGCGGAGTTCTTCACTCAACCGTCGGCGGGTTTGTATGGCACTGACGTCAAGGGGGCGGTGGAGACCGAGTTTCTCGCGACGCTCTCGCAGACCGGCGAAAAGACGATGGTCGTCAACGGTTCCGGATCCGAAGTCTCCCTCGGGGACGCGAACAGTCTGAAGGCGCTCGACTTCTACTCGGGGCTGCAGAAATACGCACCGGCCGGAGGCGCCCAGCTCGACTGGGGAGGCTCCCAGAACCTGTTCAATCAGGGCAAGACGGCGATGATGCGCTTCTGGGCCCACGCCTACCGGCAGGTGCCGAAAGATGCATCCGTCTACGGCAAGGTCGGAGTCGCCCCGATGATCGCAGGACCGGGCGGTGTCGCTGGTGTGCCGGGCGCATGGTACCTCGCTGTGGCCAAAGCCAGCAAGAAGCAGCAGCAGGGGATCGACTTCGTGAAGTTCGCGTATGAGCACAACGAGCTGAGCGCGAAGACGTCTCTCGGACTGGTCGCGCGGAAGTCCGCATTCGAGAAGTACGAGAATGAGCCGGGCTTCGAGAACTACAAGCCGCTTGTGGAGACCCTTGACGCATCCGCGACGATTCCTCGGCCGGCGACACCGAAGTGGCAGCAGATCGTGGATACCGTCCTCGTGCCGATGATCCAGAAATCGTTGCAGCCCGGTGCTGACAACCAGGCATTGCTCGACGCGGCGAAGGAGCAGGTCCAATCACTACTCAAGTAG